The following are encoded together in the Streptomyces sp. NBC_00341 genome:
- a CDS encoding aspartate-semialdehyde dehydrogenase yields MTARRPSLAVVGATGAIGGVMLQILSEHADVWGEVKLIASPRSAGGKLVVRGEETEVLELSEDVFDDVDVALFLTPDAVSERWAPLAASRGAVVIDDSAAFRMDGDVPLVVPEINPHAARIRQRGIVASPNSTTLALIVAVGALHAEFGLRELVVSSYQAVSGVGRDGVAALREQLSLVAGSELGTKPGDVRRVVGDTHGGPFAAPVALNVVPWAGTDAGDGWSSEELAIRDECRKILDLPSLRVAATCVYVPVLTTHSMSVHARFENEVTVDRAHEILATAPGVVLYDSPGAGDFPTPSDVVGTDPTWVGRVRRSMDEPRALELFVCGDNLRKGAALNVAQIAEAVAAEFPAS; encoded by the coding sequence ATGACCGCACGCCGCCCCTCGCTCGCGGTCGTCGGCGCGACCGGGGCGATCGGCGGCGTCATGCTCCAGATCCTTTCCGAACACGCGGATGTCTGGGGCGAGGTGAAGCTCATCGCCTCACCGCGCTCGGCCGGCGGCAAGCTGGTCGTGCGCGGTGAGGAGACCGAGGTCCTCGAACTCTCCGAGGACGTCTTCGACGACGTGGACGTGGCGCTGTTCCTGACACCCGACGCGGTGTCCGAACGCTGGGCGCCGCTCGCCGCGTCCAGGGGCGCGGTCGTCATCGACGACTCCGCGGCCTTCCGGATGGATGGCGACGTTCCGCTCGTCGTCCCCGAGATCAACCCCCACGCCGCCCGGATCAGACAGCGCGGCATCGTCGCGAGCCCGAACTCCACGACGCTGGCACTGATCGTCGCGGTCGGCGCGCTGCACGCCGAATTCGGGCTGCGGGAACTCGTCGTGTCCTCGTACCAGGCCGTGAGCGGGGTCGGGCGCGACGGCGTCGCCGCCCTGCGCGAGCAGCTGTCGCTGGTGGCCGGCAGTGAGCTGGGCACGAAGCCGGGCGACGTACGCCGGGTCGTGGGGGACACGCACGGCGGCCCGTTCGCCGCACCCGTCGCCCTCAACGTCGTGCCGTGGGCCGGGACGGATGCCGGGGACGGCTGGTCGTCCGAGGAGCTGGCGATCCGCGACGAATGCCGCAAGATCCTCGACCTGCCGAGCCTGCGGGTGGCGGCGACCTGTGTGTACGTCCCCGTGCTCACCACCCACTCGATGTCCGTGCACGCCCGCTTCGAGAACGAGGTCACGGTCGACCGGGCGCACGAGATCCTGGCGACCGCGCCCGGCGTGGTGCTGTACGACAGCCCCGGTGCGGGCGACTTCCCGACCCCGTCCGACGTGGTGGGCACCGATCCGACCTGGGTCGGCCGGGTCCGCCGGTCGATGGACGAGCCGAGGGCGCTGGAGCTCTTCGTCTGCGGCGACAACCTCCGCAAGGGTGCCGCGCTCAACGTGGCGCAGATCGCCGAGGCCGTGGCGGCCGAATTCCCCGCGTCCTGA
- a CDS encoding aspartate kinase, with translation MGLVVQKYGGSSVADAEGIKRVAKRVVDAKKNGNQVVVVVSAMGDTTDELIDLAEQVSPMPAGREFDMLLTAGERISMALLAMAIKNLGHEAQSFTGSQAGVITDSVHNKARIIDVTPGRIRTSIDEGNIAIVAGFQGVSQEGKNITTLGRGGSDTTAVALAAALDAEVCEIYTDVDGVFTADPRVVKKAQKIDWISFEDMLELAASGSKVLLHRCVEYARRYNIPIHVRSSFSGLRGTWVSNEPLGDQQVEHAIISGVAHDVSEAKVTVVGVPDKPGEAAAIFRAIADAEINMDMVVQNVSAASTGLTDITFTLPKTEGRKAIDALERNRGGIGFESLRYDDQIAKISLVGAGMKTNPGVTAGFFEALSNVGVNIELISTSEIRISVVTRADDVNEAVRAVHTAFGLDSDSDEAVVYGGTGR, from the coding sequence GTGGGCCTTGTCGTGCAGAAGTACGGGGGTTCCTCCGTAGCCGATGCCGAGGGCATCAAGCGCGTCGCCAAGCGAGTCGTCGATGCCAAGAAGAACGGCAACCAGGTGGTTGTCGTGGTGTCAGCGATGGGCGACACGACGGACGAGTTGATCGATCTCGCGGAGCAGGTGTCACCGATGCCCGCCGGGCGCGAGTTCGACATGCTGCTGACCGCCGGGGAGCGGATCTCCATGGCGCTGCTTGCCATGGCGATCAAGAACCTGGGCCACGAGGCCCAGTCGTTCACGGGCAGCCAGGCCGGTGTCATCACCGACTCGGTCCACAACAAAGCGCGGATCATCGACGTCACGCCGGGCCGTATCCGGACCTCGATCGACGAGGGCAACATCGCCATCGTCGCCGGGTTCCAGGGGGTGAGCCAGGAGGGCAAGAACATCACCACCCTGGGTCGCGGCGGGTCCGACACCACCGCAGTGGCCCTCGCCGCCGCGCTGGACGCCGAGGTCTGTGAGATCTATACCGATGTGGACGGTGTCTTCACCGCCGACCCCCGGGTCGTCAAGAAGGCCCAGAAGATCGACTGGATCTCCTTCGAGGACATGCTGGAGCTGGCCGCGTCCGGCTCCAAGGTGCTGCTGCACCGGTGCGTGGAATACGCACGCCGTTACAACATCCCGATCCACGTCCGCTCGTCCTTCTCGGGACTGCGCGGAACCTGGGTCAGCAACGAGCCGCTAGGGGACCAGCAGGTGGAGCACGCGATCATCTCCGGAGTCGCCCATGACGTCTCCGAGGCCAAGGTCACCGTCGTCGGTGTGCCCGACAAGCCGGGCGAGGCGGCAGCGATCTTCCGCGCGATCGCGGACGCCGAGATCAACATGGACATGGTGGTGCAGAACGTCTCCGCCGCGTCGACCGGTCTGACCGACATCACGTTCACGCTCCCCAAGACGGAGGGCCGCAAGGCCATCGACGCGCTGGAGCGCAACCGCGGCGGCATCGGCTTCGAGTCGCTGCGCTACGACGACCAGATCGCGAAGATCTCCCTGGTCGGCGCCGGGATGAAGACCAACCCGGGCGTCACCGCCGGCTTCTTCGAGGCGCTGTCCAACGTCGGTGTGAACATCGAGCTGATCTCGACCTCCGAGATCCGCATCTCGGTGGTCACCCGCGCCGACGACGTCAACGAGGCCGTCCGCGCCGTGCACACCGCCTTCGGCCTCGACAGCGACTCCGACGAGGCAGTCGTGTACGGGGGCACCGGCCGATGA